Below is a genomic region from Pseudomonas sp. JQ170C.
ACAACACGACCTGTTCCTGGGAGATGCATCATGAGCCGTACCCTCGACGACCTGCTGCCTACACCGCTGGATGCCCGGCATCTGGCGGCGCTCGAGCCGTTGAGCAACAGTGCCGACTTGCTGGCCCTGCTCGATCGCTGGGTCGAGCGGGGATGGTTGCGAGCGCTGGACCGTGCATTCGTCGGCTTTTTGCAGGAGCGCGAGCCGGGCAGTGATTCGCTGGTATTGCTGGCCGCTGCCCTGGCCAGCCATCAGTTGGGCCATGGCCATGTGTGCCTGGACCTGGGCGAAACCCTGGCCGAGCCGGACTTTGCCCTGTCCTTGCCGCCGGAAGGCGATGCTCTGGCCGGCCCGTTGCTGCTGCCCTCGCAGTTGCTCGAACGCCTGGTGCTGGGCACCTGGCTGCAACGGCTGGCCAGTAGCGGCCTGGTGGCCGATGCGGATCATCCGGCACATACATCGCGGCCCCTGGTGCTCAGTGGCCAGCGCCTGTACCTGCGTCGTTACTGGGCCTACGAGCGCAGTATCGACCGTGCCCTGCATCAACGTCTGGAGCAGGTCGAGCCCAGCCCGGCCGACTTGCCGGCGCGCCTGGCGCAATTGTTCGCAGGTGGCGGCCCGGCAGGGCAGGTGGACTGGCAGAAGCTCGCCTGTGCCCTGGCGACCCGGGGTGCGTTCAGCATCATTACCGGCGGCCCCGGGACCGGCAAGACCACCACCGTGGTGCGCTTGCTGGCCCTGCTGCAAGCCCCGGCCGTGGAGGCCGGGCGGCCTTTGCGCATTCGTCTGGCGGCGCCCACCGGCAAGGCGGCAGCGCGGCTGACCGAGTCCATCGGCCAGCAGGTGGAGCGCCTGGCGGTTGCCGCTCAAGTGCGCGAGAACATTCCCACCGATGTGTCCACCGTTCACCGCTTGCTGGGCAGCCGCCCGGGCTCGCGGCATTTTCGTCACCATGCCGGTAATCCATTGCCCCTGGATGTGCTGGTGCTCGACGAAGCCTCGATGATTGACCTGGAGATGATGGCCAATCTGCTGGCTGCGCTACCGCCTCACGCGCGCCTGGTGTTGCTGGGTGACAAGGACCAGTTGGCTTCGGTGGAGGCCGGTGCGGTACTGGGTGATCTGTGCCGGGATGCCGAGGCGGGTCGCTACAGTGCGCAGACCCAGGCGTGGCTGGAGCAGGTCAGCGGCGAAACGTTGACCGATAGTGGGCTCGAAGCGGGCACTGCCGAGCAATTCCCGCTGGCCCAGCAGGTGGTGATGCTGCGGTTTTCCCGGCGTTTCGGTGAAACCAGCGGCATTGGCCGTCTGGCGCGCCTGGTCAACCAGCAAGACGCCGACCAGGCGCGGGCTTTGCTCAAGGACAAGCTGGAGGATGTGTTT
It encodes:
- the recD gene encoding exodeoxyribonuclease V subunit alpha, producing MSRTLDDLLPTPLDARHLAALEPLSNSADLLALLDRWVERGWLRALDRAFVGFLQEREPGSDSLVLLAAALASHQLGHGHVCLDLGETLAEPDFALSLPPEGDALAGPLLLPSQLLERLVLGTWLQRLASSGLVADADHPAHTSRPLVLSGQRLYLRRYWAYERSIDRALHQRLEQVEPSPADLPARLAQLFAGGGPAGQVDWQKLACALATRGAFSIITGGPGTGKTTTVVRLLALLQAPAVEAGRPLRIRLAAPTGKAAARLTESIGQQVERLAVAAQVRENIPTDVSTVHRLLGSRPGSRHFRHHAGNPLPLDVLVLDEASMIDLEMMANLLAALPPHARLVLLGDKDQLASVEAGAVLGDLCRDAEAGRYSAQTQAWLEQVSGETLTDSGLEAGTAEQFPLAQQVVMLRFSRRFGETSGIGRLARLVNQQDADQARALLKDKLEDVFGLSLRGEQDRALDRLLLDGLGRGEQGPQGYRSYLQVIGRQRPAAGTAADDPRWETWAMAVLQGFETFQLLCAVRKGPWGVEGLNVRVSRVLAAAGLIPADQPWYEGRPVLMTRNDYGLGLMNGDIGIALRLPDEQHPGHSVLRVAFARNDGRGGVRFVLPSRLNEVETVFAMTVHKSQGSEFTHTALVLPDALNPVLTKELIYTGITRAKTCFTLIEPRQGVFEDAVRRKVKRISGLMLKQV